Proteins encoded together in one Neobacillus sp. FSL H8-0543 window:
- a CDS encoding YheC/YheD family protein codes for MNTVGVLLSKREWSKLLSQKNKKDEIWQIYAKKGKELSLKIQFFSLIDISLESLKTQAIELQNNSTIKKDIIDIPSIIYNPTIFYKKKNIKKLRELSNHPKFQVLNEHHIIKKKDLSALLDSYSDIKIDFEEEIDPNNTLLTFYVLGQKKLNNKWKSPIMYAKDSNQKLFTLEDASKLVANQSFEENIKDELRDLSQKVLDIIQFYYPGIFEIGIVFSLNKNGFYSLSSTCSINTIIKDIFDWNTHMCEKICKFPFKVAKEILQQKNSQDEPSFGNSQEYPTKTTELLSSSESEKNTTMPSSEDDTNYWIKLKEYQDDEMCLKFPIHLSSLTNSTPTLLQFGIKEQPCKIDLIEEDILLKGNSFTDPIEVLISNTLVKKMHIPMDLTYQLKISKDKAIIGPSIGLLLGEKNQLYNPTYMEKYSDRFREYEKFGGLVFAFSTRSIDWEEKIAYGMLYDPTEKKWKYDSAPIPATLYRRNFHQNLERINQLIELTNNNLFNSHYFKKSDLILLKDEKEIRYHIPSTHLLKKMDDLIEFIQDREKIILKPVSLSRGRGIFTLEKNQKQEEGYILYDHQNEFLLRHLIPDAKGLEEMLKKLNILNKQYLYQTYIPLLKINNRPLDVRVVMQKSDIKSWKCSGIECRVAGENEVLTNIARGGEAMTLEEVIIGSGINQSYDKIYESIINLCQKFCYLVDIKDEHYAEFGLDIGLDQEGYPWIIEANIFPSFKGFKKMDYEMYLKIRSQPLFYAVHLQGFSVSESEVGSSNEIYYKNNFYS; via the coding sequence ATGAATACGGTTGGTGTACTGCTTTCTAAAAGAGAATGGAGTAAGCTGCTTAGCCAAAAAAACAAAAAGGACGAAATTTGGCAAATTTATGCTAAGAAGGGCAAAGAGTTAAGCCTAAAAATTCAATTCTTTTCACTTATTGATATTTCTCTCGAGAGTTTAAAAACGCAAGCAATTGAACTTCAGAATAATTCAACGATAAAAAAGGATATAATTGACATCCCATCGATTATTTATAACCCAACAATCTTTTATAAAAAAAAGAATATCAAAAAATTAAGGGAACTTTCTAACCACCCAAAATTTCAAGTCCTTAATGAGCACCATATAATAAAGAAAAAAGATTTAAGTGCATTATTAGATTCATATTCTGATATAAAAATAGACTTTGAGGAAGAAATCGACCCTAATAATACTTTGTTAACTTTTTATGTATTAGGTCAAAAAAAATTAAATAACAAATGGAAATCCCCGATTATGTACGCAAAAGATTCTAATCAAAAATTATTCACCCTAGAGGATGCCTCAAAGTTAGTAGCAAACCAATCATTTGAAGAGAACATAAAGGACGAACTAAGGGATCTAAGCCAAAAGGTTTTAGATATCATTCAATTTTATTACCCTGGAATTTTCGAGATTGGCATTGTCTTTTCATTAAATAAAAATGGTTTCTATTCTTTAAGTTCAACATGTTCAATAAATACAATTATTAAAGACATTTTTGACTGGAACACTCATATGTGTGAGAAAATATGTAAATTTCCATTCAAGGTAGCGAAGGAAATACTTCAACAAAAGAATTCTCAAGATGAACCCAGCTTTGGAAATAGCCAGGAATATCCAACTAAAACAACTGAACTTTTATCAAGTTCAGAATCTGAAAAGAACACAACAATGCCTTCAAGCGAGGATGATACTAATTACTGGATCAAATTAAAAGAGTATCAGGACGATGAAATGTGCCTCAAATTTCCAATTCATCTGTCAAGTCTAACGAACAGCACACCAACCTTACTCCAGTTTGGCATTAAAGAACAACCATGTAAAATAGACTTAATAGAAGAGGATATTTTATTAAAAGGGAATTCATTTACTGATCCTATAGAAGTACTTATCTCTAATACGCTTGTTAAAAAGATGCATATCCCAATGGACTTGACTTATCAATTAAAGATTTCAAAAGATAAAGCAATAATCGGTCCATCTATTGGTTTGTTGCTGGGGGAAAAAAATCAGTTGTACAATCCAACATATATGGAAAAGTACTCTGACCGTTTCAGGGAGTATGAAAAATTTGGCGGATTAGTTTTTGCCTTTTCCACTCGTTCCATCGACTGGGAGGAAAAGATCGCCTATGGAATGCTGTATGATCCAACTGAAAAAAAGTGGAAATATGATTCTGCACCGATTCCAGCTACCTTGTACCGAAGAAATTTCCATCAGAATCTTGAAAGGATTAACCAACTAATTGAATTAACAAATAATAATTTATTCAATTCCCATTACTTTAAGAAATCTGATCTTATCTTATTAAAAGATGAAAAGGAGATCCGTTACCATATCCCCTCCACTCATCTTTTGAAAAAAATGGACGATTTAATTGAATTTATACAGGATAGGGAAAAGATTATTTTAAAGCCCGTTAGCCTATCACGCGGGCGAGGCATCTTTACACTGGAAAAAAATCAAAAACAAGAGGAAGGGTATATTCTATACGACCATCAAAATGAGTTCCTGCTCCGGCATCTGATTCCAGATGCCAAGGGATTAGAGGAAATGTTAAAGAAATTGAATATATTAAATAAGCAGTATTTGTATCAAACTTACATTCCGCTTCTAAAAATAAACAACCGCCCCTTAGATGTGAGGGTAGTTATGCAAAAATCTGATATTAAAAGCTGGAAATGCTCTGGAATCGAATGCAGAGTTGCAGGTGAAAATGAGGTGTTAACCAATATTGCAAGAGGCGGAGAAGCAATGACCTTGGAGGAAGTAATAATTGGATCAGGAATCAATCAATCATACGATAAAATTTATGAGAGTATTATAAATCTATGTCAGAAGTTCTGTTATTTAGTTGATATAAAAGACGAACACTATGCAGAATTTGGTTTAGATATCGGTCTTGATCAAGAGGGGTATCCATGGATTATCGAGGCAAATATTTTTCCGAGTTTTAAAGGCTTTAAAAAAATGGACTATGAAATGTACTTAAAAATACGCTCTCAGCCTCTCTTTTATGCTGTTCATTTACAAGGATTTAGCGTAAGTGAAAGTGAGGTGGGAAGTTCCAATGAAATATATTATAAAAACAATTTCTATTCCTAA
- a CDS encoding sulfurtransferase, which yields MKFIIDKEWLFNQLHESSIRIVDCRFSLADSEKGNREYGYSHLPGAVFFDLEKDLSGSVGDHGGRHPLPDIDEFVQKLERSGIDETITVVVYDQGDGAFAARFWWMLQYLGHEKVFVLDGGFNSWKEADYPVSTEIPVYEPAEFKININREIIGNVDNVRAVVNGQLAPAILIDSREERRYLGLEEPIDKKAGRIPGAINKPWIEGLHAGCYKPVEAQKQRFSEIPLDSQLFVYCGSGVTAAPNFLALKEAGFEKVKLYLGSFSDWISYQENKIE from the coding sequence ATGAAATTCATCATCGACAAAGAATGGCTTTTCAATCAATTACATGAATCAAGTATTCGCATTGTTGATTGTCGGTTTTCATTAGCAGACTCTGAAAAAGGTAATCGCGAATATGGTTATAGTCATCTTCCAGGTGCTGTCTTCTTTGACCTCGAGAAAGACCTATCTGGAAGTGTGGGTGATCACGGCGGCAGGCATCCACTGCCTGATATAGATGAATTTGTTCAAAAGCTAGAGCGATCTGGAATTGACGAAACCATTACTGTGGTAGTCTATGATCAAGGCGACGGAGCGTTTGCGGCAAGGTTTTGGTGGATGCTCCAATACCTTGGCCATGAAAAGGTATTTGTCCTTGATGGAGGGTTTAACAGCTGGAAAGAGGCGGATTATCCCGTATCGACAGAGATACCTGTCTACGAGCCTGCTGAATTTAAGATTAATATCAATCGGGAAATAATTGGTAATGTTGATAATGTAAGAGCAGTGGTAAACGGCCAGTTAGCCCCTGCGATTTTAATTGATTCACGAGAAGAAAGACGTTATTTAGGCTTGGAAGAACCGATTGATAAGAAAGCTGGTCGTATTCCGGGAGCAATTAACAAGCCTTGGATAGAGGGACTTCATGCGGGGTGCTATAAACCTGTCGAAGCCCAAAAACAACGGTTTTCAGAAATCCCCCTTGACTCTCAGTTGTTTGTATACTGCGGTTCTGGTGTGACCGCTGCACCAAATTTCCTAGCCTTAAAAGAAGCAGGATTCGAAAAGGTAAAACTTTACTTGGGAAGTTTTAGCGACTGGATTTCTTATCAAGAAAACAAAATTGAATGA
- a CDS encoding 5'-3' exonuclease, whose product MLVDGMALLFRAFYATAVSGQFMINSKGIPTNGIHGFIKHLFTAVSSFKPSHVAVCWDMGSKTFRTELFDAYKGNRSEAPVELIPQFDLVKEVVAAFDIPNIGLAGYEADDCIGTIANQARDTANVSILTGDQDILQLLDDSISVILLKKGYGNYLVHTPDTFFEEKGIRPRQMIDLKALMGDPSDNYPGVKGIGEKTALKLLKEFEHVEGIIANLDQLSKSHKTKIEQDLEMLHLSRILAEIKCDVPVSCDLESAGLRIEREKAMNKLMELELRGVQRLLPLEEAFIS is encoded by the coding sequence ATGCTTGTAGATGGAATGGCACTGTTATTCCGGGCATTTTATGCAACGGCCGTATCAGGTCAGTTTATGATAAATTCTAAAGGTATACCGACGAATGGAATTCATGGTTTTATTAAGCATTTATTTACCGCTGTTTCTTCTTTCAAACCTTCACATGTGGCCGTTTGTTGGGATATGGGAAGCAAAACGTTTCGTACCGAATTGTTTGACGCTTATAAAGGTAATCGCTCAGAGGCGCCAGTTGAACTAATTCCGCAATTTGATTTAGTTAAAGAAGTGGTTGCTGCTTTTGATATACCTAATATTGGCTTAGCAGGCTATGAAGCAGATGATTGTATTGGTACGATTGCGAACCAAGCAAGAGATACAGCAAATGTGTCGATTTTGACAGGAGACCAGGATATCCTTCAACTCCTCGATGATAGCATTTCCGTCATTTTGTTGAAAAAGGGCTATGGGAATTATCTTGTTCACACCCCTGATACTTTCTTCGAAGAAAAAGGGATTAGGCCTAGACAAATGATTGATTTAAAAGCATTAATGGGTGACCCGAGTGATAATTACCCTGGCGTAAAGGGAATTGGTGAGAAAACCGCGCTTAAGCTCTTAAAAGAATTCGAGCATGTCGAGGGAATCATTGCTAACCTAGATCAACTTTCAAAGTCACATAAGACGAAAATAGAGCAGGATCTTGAAATGCTTCATTTATCGAGAATACTTGCAGAAATTAAGTGTGATGTGCCCGTAAGCTGTGATTTGGAAAGTGCAGGACTTAGAATCGAAAGAGAAAAAGCAATGAACAAACTAATGGAACTTGAACTCCGTGGTGTGCAAAGGCTGTTACCGCTAGAGGAAGCATTTATATCCTAA
- a CDS encoding YheC/YheD family protein: MRVSVGKWTKHKLMMEDGRLSSFLPDTQYLNRSSLNTMLEKYNQIMVKPCFGYQGLGIIQISSLTDGNFELHIGHRKTIINGIEQIYDYLKENHFPSKRQRYIVQERIPLATINKNPFDFRVMVQRKKSSSEWAVTGKLAKVAANNFVITNAAKAILSVEDAIEKSLINNEKIKDIAAELEEVSLLIAQQLANSYTKKRVYGIDLGIDLDGKVWIIEANLTPAVSMFKFLNDGSYETINSYKRG; the protein is encoded by the coding sequence ATGCGTGTTTCTGTTGGGAAATGGACAAAGCATAAATTGATGATGGAGGATGGAAGACTTTCTTCCTTTTTGCCTGATACTCAATACTTGAATAGAAGTTCTTTAAATACAATGTTAGAAAAATATAATCAAATAATGGTTAAGCCCTGCTTTGGTTATCAGGGACTTGGCATTATCCAGATATCATCGTTAACAGATGGAAATTTTGAACTTCATATTGGTCACAGGAAAACAATCATAAACGGAATAGAGCAAATTTATGATTATTTAAAAGAGAATCACTTTCCAAGTAAAAGACAACGGTATATCGTCCAGGAAAGAATTCCACTTGCAACGATTAATAAGAATCCGTTTGATTTTCGCGTAATGGTGCAAAGGAAAAAGAGTTCATCGGAATGGGCAGTAACTGGTAAACTTGCAAAAGTGGCCGCAAATAATTTTGTTATAACTAATGCAGCCAAAGCAATTTTATCAGTAGAAGATGCAATTGAAAAATCACTAATTAATAATGAGAAAATCAAAGATATTGCAGCTGAATTAGAGGAAGTTTCCTTGCTAATTGCTCAGCAATTAGCAAATTCCTATACAAAAAAACGTGTATATGGAATAGATCTTGGTATTGATTTAGACGGTAAGGTCTGGATTATAGAAGCAAACCTGACTCCTGCTGTTTCCATGTTTAAATTTTTGAATGATGGCTCTTATGAAACCATTAACTCTTATAAAAGAGGATGA